In Macadamia integrifolia cultivar HAES 741 chromosome 1, SCU_Mint_v3, whole genome shotgun sequence, a single window of DNA contains:
- the LOC122061468 gene encoding uncharacterized protein LOC122061468, which yields MVDNPLGGTEYGSDPADSASSLSEHDSRPFREESNQKGAEIEAPNTGRAPVPRTLRPRKNRAVNIGRRGGCRKNHSGRGGRDHEWEGPEHVVSDLSPSHIVGGRVIVQHQEVTAIDSFLRDVEDNSNRPAHEGGMLGQTSMSGHLDATNKLNRIPNLWILWRRNLKVPVSVSESEQHVTIALDWGLSHIQISFVHASSFRAGRRALWLDLVADTPETPTPWTVIGDFNACLQSHEKRGPGNFSLGSAVEFGAMVDACLLSQDCSQQVLPWFASDHSPLLVVSSSSQRPPNCPFRFNNFWTDHEDFDRVVAESWAEWVPGSPILSLMSKLKRLKGALKGWAKLTFPHFERDLDEAKKNLTHVQEEIDSNGLSDQLFRMEADAKTALLKAQDNHEKLWAEKARLRWLTYGDTNSKFFHLSAKMRRNRNTIRSLKKQDGSIVEGKTNLGEYIVEFYEGFHKNAPTVDHLDLLDSIPRVLQQVDIFHLDSLPGNAEIMKAVWALDPESSPGPDGFSGNFFRKCWSIVEGDVCNAVKAFFRTSRMPKGVNNTFLILIPKVDGAETLDKYRPLCMSNFFCKIISKVLAMRLERFLPRLISKEQGAFQKGKLIHDNISVASELANLMYSATRGGGLGLKIDIRKAYDMISWSFLFKVMEKFGFSENWITWLHQLLASTKISVLVNGVP from the exons ATGGTGGACAACCCATTGGGCGGAACTGAATATGGATCCGACCCAGCAGACTCTGCAAGCTCCTTGTCCGAACATGACTCTCGTCCTTTCAGGGAAGAGAGCAACCAGAAAGGCGCTGAGATTGAGGCTCCTAACACAGGTAGGGCCCCTGTGCCTCGTACTCTCAGGCCTCGTAAGAACAGAGCAGTGAACATTGGCAGACGGGGAGGCTGCCGGAAGAATCACTCTGGCAGAGGAGGGCGCGACCATGAATGGGAGGGCCCTGAGCATGTTGTTTCAGACTTGTCTCCATCACATATTGTGGGAGGAAGGGTGATAGTCCAACACCAAGAAGTGACAGCAATTGACAGTTTTCTTCGAGATGTGGAAGATAACTCTAATAGACCTGCGCATGAAGGTGGAATGCTGGGGCAGACTTCAATGTCTGGTCATCTGGATGCCACAAATAA GCTCAATAGAATTCCAAATCTATGGATCCTGTGGAGAAGAAATTTGAAGGtccctgtttctgtttctgagtCTGAGCAGCATGTTACAATTGCTTTGGATTGGGGTCTGAGCCATATCCAGATTTCCTTTGTTCATGCTAGCAGCTTCAGGGCGGGGCGACGAGCTTTATGGCTGGATTTGGTGGCTGATACTCCTGAAACTCCTACTCCTTGGACTGTTATTGGTGACTTTAATGCATGCCTTCAATCTCATGAGAAACGTGGCCCAGGAAATTTCAGTTTGGGGTCGGCAGTGgaatttggagccatggttgACGCATGTCTTCTATCTCAG GACTGTTCTCAACAGGTCCTTCCTTGGTTTGCCTCTGACCACTCCCCTCTGCTTGTGGTCTCAAGTAGCAGCCAGCGCCCTCCAAATTGCCCCTTtcgatttaataatttttggacGGATCATGAGGACTTCGACAGGGTTGTAGCTGAATCCTGGGCGGAGTGGGTTCCAGGGTCACCTATTTTATCCCTAATGTCTAAACTCAAGCGGCTCAAAGGGGCGTTAAAAGGTTGGGCGAAACTGACCTTTCCCCATTTTGAAAGGGATCTCGACGAGGCAAAGAAAAATCTCACCCACGTGCAGGAGGAGATTGACAGTAATGGGTTGTCGGATCAACTGTTCCGAATGGAGGCTGATGCTAAAACGGCTCTTCTCAAGGCGCAAGATAACCATGAAAAGCTTTGGGCAGAAAAGGCGAGGCTCAGGTGGTTGACTTATGGGGACACAAATTCTAAGTTTTTCCATCTATCTGCTAAAATGcgaagaaatagaaatactaTCCGATCCCTCAAAAAACAGGATGGGTCGATTGTGGAAGGGAAAACTAATTTGGGTGAGTATATTGTGGAATTCTATGAGGGATTTCACAAAAATGCTCCTACAGTCGATCATCTTGATCTTTTGGACAGCATTCCGAGGGTTCTCCAACAAGTAGACATATTTCATCTAGACTCTCTTCCTGGTAATGCAGAGATCATGAAGGCGGTCTGGGCGCTTGATCCTGAAAGCTCGCCTGGCCCAGACGGCTTCTCTGGAAATTTTTTCAGGAAGTGTTGGAGCATTGTGGAAGGTGATGTTTGTAATGCGGTGAAAGCCTTCTTCAGGACTAGTCGTATGCCTAAAGGTGTTAACAACACTTTTCTAATTCTGATCCCTAAAGTGGATGGAGCTGAGACTCTGGACAAGTATCGACCATTGTGTATGAGcaattttttctgcaaaataATCTCTAAGGTGTTGGCTATGCGCTTAGAGAGATTTCTCCCCAGGCTCATTTCGAAAGAACAGGGagcttttcaaaaagggaagcTGATCCATGACAACATTAGTGTGGCATCCGAGTTGGCGAACTTGATGTACTCCGCCACGAGAGGGGGTGGCCTTGGTCTAAAAATAGACATCAGAAAGGCATACGACATGATTTCTTGGTCTTTCCTCTTTAAGGTGATGGAAAAATTTGGATTCTCAGAAAATTGGATCACATGGCTGCATCAATTATTGGCTTCAACTAAGATTTCTGTTCTTGTCAATGGAGTCCCGTAG
- the LOC122076936 gene encoding ankyrin repeat-containing protein At5g02620-like — translation MSTISMDPQVYRAAKLGKTTLLQHVVDEDSSRLLRVTPNKNTTLHVSVTFGHREFVKKVYFALLQHNSSLEGNTEYSKSLSLLTQVNSEGDTALHVAAREGHASIAKFLIEKIKPWPSDHDIESGSSSLLVPEKIRMRNESKNTALHEAVQRNDLEMVKLLTEVDPDLGHPNYDVDVDGHGESPLYLAAKDGHLDILNHIFLICPSPAHGGPYGRTALHVAVIEGRLDVVKILLEKKGEVLVNKADKDGRTALHYAVSNRYKNVLEQLLSNRYNALEIVQQLLRHDTSSAYKLDKDGLSPLHIAALESSIKVFRELIQWCPDSGELLDKKHRNVLHFAVMSKDFKKISFALRQVELEGLVNKTDDDGNTPCHLAATLGSFMLMRHFLSIRRVGVKATNNMGQTAAEIFQSTQEGNTASMLLYQLLMAHIFWPWHAINVRGENKWMIGGGGGANKEQISSDPLQNQAEGEKKAATTKVTKNQREMGKTLQIVASLIATVAFTAVFQVPGGYNSDPSSKAYGKPILIDNGDFKSFIRNDIAALSLSLISLMVMFLAPFAGDHFYSSFFKMGTFLICCAILFTIVAFFKGMTAVLSNFDVVLDQSNTVSAFTSLIVSLVYILFLADIVATLFLLRHSRIESSKNLSLLLLGILFLLYLSFFGFKYSPY, via the exons ATGTCGACTATTTCCATGGATCCTCAAGTCTACAGGGCTGCAAAGCTTGGTAAAACTACACTTCTCCAGCATGTAGTGGATGAAGATTCTAGCCGACTGCTGAGAGTAACTCCAAATAAGAACACAACCCTTCACGTCTCTGTGACGTTTGGTCACAGAGAGTTTGTGAAGAAAGTGTACTTTGCTCTTCTTCAACACAATTCAAGTTTAGAAGGCAACACGGAGTACAGCAAAAGCCTATCTCTTCTCACACAGGTGAATTCAGAAGGTGATACTGCCCTTCATGTAGCAGCCAGAGAAGGCCACGCTTCCATTGCTAAATTTCTAATTGAAAAGATTAAGCCTTGGCCTTCTGACCATGACATTGAAAGTGGAAGTAGTAGTTTACTTGTTCCTGAGAAAATAAGGATGAGAAACGAAAGCAAAAACACAGCCCTGCATGAAGCTGTGCAAAGAAATGACCTTGAGATGGTGAAGTTGCTGACTGAGGTTGATCCTGATTTAGGGCATCCCAACTATGATGTTGATGTGGATGGACATGGGGAGTCTCCACTCTATTTGGCTGCCAAAGACGGACACTTGGATATTCTCAACCATATCTTTCTCATTTGTCCATCTCCAGCTCACGGTGGACCATATGGCCGGACAGCATTACATGTGGCTGTCATTGAGGGGAGGCTAG aTGTGGTGAAAATACTCttagagaagaagggagaagtaCTTGTGAATAAAGCAGATAAAGATGGAAGGACCGCTCTCCACTATGCAGTATCCAATAGATATAAAAACGTCCTTGAACAGTTGTTATCCAATAGATACAACGCCCTCGAGATAGTACAACAGTTGTTAAGGCATGATACTTCCAGTGCGTATAAATTGGATAAAGATGGTCTCTCACCACTTCACATAGCTGCACTTGAATCAAGCATTAAGGTATTTCGAGAACTCATCCAATGGTGTCCAGATTCGGGGGAGTTGCTGGACAAAAAGCATCGTAATGTACTTCACTTTGCTGTGATGAGTAAGGATTTCAAGAAAATCAGTTTTGCCTTAAGGCAAGTAGAGCTTGAGGGACTGGTAAATAAGACAGATGATGACGGAAACACCCCATGCCACCTTGCGGCAACACTTGGCTCTTTCATGCTTATGCGACATTTTCTTTCAATTAGAAGAGTTGGCGTAAAAGCGACCAACAACATGGGCCAAACAGCTGCCGAAATTTTTCAATCTACTCAAGAAGGAAACACAGCTTCGATGTTG TTATACCAATTATTGATGGCTCATATTTTTTGGCCATGGCATGCAATAAATGTAAGAGGAGAAAATAAATGGATgataggaggaggaggaggagcaaaTAAGGAGCAAATAAGCAGTGACCCCCTGCAGAATCAGgcagagggagaaaaaaaagcaGCAACAACAAAGGTTACAAAAAACCAAAGAGAAATGGGGAAAACTCTCCAAATAGTAGCCTCTCTTATTGCCACCGTAGCCTTCACAGCAGTTTTTCAAGTCCCCGGTGGCTACAATAGCGATCCCAGTAGCAAGGCTTATGGAAAGCCTATACTCATCGACAATGGAGACTTCAAAAGTTTTATAAGGAACGATATTGCCGCTTTGAGTCTGTCGCTTATTAGTTTGATGGTTATGTTCTTGGCCCCATTTGCTGGCGACCATTTCtattcttcattttttaaaatGGGTACATTTCTTATATGCTGCGCAATTCTCTTCACTATAGTAGCGTTCTTCAAGGGCATGACGGCAGTATTATCAAATTTTGACGTAGTCCTTGACCAATCCAATACCGTTTCTGCTTTCACTTCTTTAATTGTGTCATTAGTTTATATCTTATTTCTTGCAGATATTGTTGctactttatttcttctcagGCATTCACGAATCGAGTCCTCAAAGAATTTGAGTCTTTTACTGCTAGGTATTTTGTTCCTTTTATATTTGTCATTTTTCGGTTTCAAATATTCTCCTTATTAA